One window of Mediterraneibacter gnavus ATCC 29149 genomic DNA carries:
- a CDS encoding SDR family NAD(P)-dependent oxidoreductase, giving the protein MMLKNKVAIVTGGTRGIGFAVVKKFIENGAAVSLWGSRQETVDQALEQLKELYPDAKISGKYPSLKDTAQVTAMINQVKEEFGAVDILVNNAGISQSTSFYNYQPEEFQKIVDLNVTAVFNCSQAAAKIMKEQGGGVILNTSSMVSIYGQPSGCGYPASKFAVNGLTKSLARELGCDNIRVNAVAPGITRTDMVAALPEAVIKPLIATIPLGRVGEPEDIANAFLFLASDMASYVTGEILSVDGAARS; this is encoded by the coding sequence ATGATGTTAAAAAATAAAGTAGCAATTGTTACGGGAGGGACTCGTGGAATTGGTTTTGCAGTTGTAAAGAAATTTATTGAAAACGGTGCGGCTGTTTCTCTATGGGGGTCACGTCAGGAAACGGTTGATCAAGCATTGGAGCAGTTGAAAGAGTTATATCCAGATGCGAAGATAAGTGGAAAATATCCAAGTTTGAAAGATACAGCACAGGTAACAGCGATGATAAATCAGGTAAAAGAAGAATTTGGAGCTGTTGATATTCTTGTAAATAATGCGGGAATCTCTCAGAGCACATCGTTTTATAATTATCAGCCAGAAGAATTCCAGAAAATTGTGGATCTGAATGTTACAGCAGTATTCAATTGTTCTCAGGCAGCGGCAAAGATTATGAAAGAGCAGGGCGGAGGCGTAATCTTGAATACAAGCTCTATGGTGAGTATTTATGGGCAACCATCCGGATGTGGATATCCTGCATCGAAATTTGCTGTAAATGGATTGACAAAGTCTCTGGCAAGAGAACTTGGCTGTGATAATATCCGTGTAAATGCAGTAGCGCCTGGTATTACAAGAACAGATATGGTTGCGGCACTTCCGGAAGCTGTGATCAAACCGCTGATCGCAACGATTCCTCTTGGAAGAGTTGGAGAACCGGAAGACATTGCAAATGCATTCCTTTTTCTTGCAAGTGATATGGCAAGCTATGTAACTGGTGAAATTTTATCTGTGGATGGAGCTGCAAGAAGCTAG
- the pnuC gene encoding nicotinamide riboside transporter PnuC, with translation MSKVKDFFKGWSKFELCWLVLSTVIMIVLSIIWGDNTLALISGITGILGVVLAAKGKVSTYFFATINVAIYAYLTFNNHLYGEFMLNAFYYIPMNFIGFYLWSRHKDEKSGEVEGKALTPKQIVILLAATAVIVIIYWQILTHLGGQLALIDAMSTVFSVIALIMQVARYAEQWLLWIIVNIVSVIMWILLIGKDSSAVTMVVMWIAYLFNSIYGYYNWKKLAAKNSKHH, from the coding sequence ATGAGTAAAGTAAAAGACTTTTTTAAAGGCTGGAGCAAATTTGAATTATGCTGGCTGGTTTTATCAACCGTTATTATGATTGTACTAAGCATCATCTGGGGCGATAATACACTAGCTCTGATCAGTGGAATCACCGGAATTCTAGGAGTTGTTCTCGCCGCAAAAGGAAAAGTAAGCACTTATTTCTTTGCAACGATCAATGTCGCTATTTACGCTTATCTAACATTTAATAATCACTTATATGGGGAATTCATGTTAAATGCCTTTTACTACATTCCGATGAACTTTATCGGTTTCTATCTTTGGTCGAGGCATAAAGATGAAAAGAGCGGTGAAGTAGAGGGGAAAGCTCTGACGCCAAAACAAATCGTAATTCTTTTGGCTGCCACAGCCGTGATTGTTATCATTTACTGGCAAATTCTGACTCATCTTGGCGGACAACTTGCCTTGATCGATGCCATGTCAACCGTCTTTTCTGTCATTGCCTTGATTATGCAGGTTGCACGTTACGCAGAACAATGGCTGTTATGGATTATTGTAAATATCGTATCCGTCATTATGTGGATTCTCCTGATTGGAAAAGATTCTTCTGCAGTTACCATGGTTGTAATGTGGATTGCTTACTTATTCAACTCCATATATGGATATTACAACTGGAAAAAACTTGCTGCGAAAAACAGCAAACATCATTAA
- a CDS encoding PfkB family carbohydrate kinase, which translates to MGKGCIVIGAAMLDIVMEIDRIPKSGTDVYAKGQSMMVGGCAYNVADILKHFGVNYTLFAPIGTGMYADFIRKELKKAGHESPVHCENSDNGYCLCMVEADGERTFLTVPGIECHFQEEWFSSLAVDSYDSVYVSGYELEGDGGDAILNFLESNQELTVYYAPGPRITYIDPKKLKRLYALHPVMHLNELEALTSTNTDDITQAAEILSKSTGNTVLITLGKQGVHLFENGTHALVSSKQATVVDTIGAGDSHIGSVIAMRTMGHSFLEAISTANRIAAKVVSVKGPIITTEEFENAKQDET; encoded by the coding sequence ATGGGAAAAGGATGTATCGTAATCGGTGCAGCTATGCTAGATATCGTGATGGAAATTGATCGAATTCCAAAATCCGGAACGGATGTCTATGCCAAAGGACAATCCATGATGGTTGGCGGCTGCGCATATAACGTAGCAGACATTTTAAAACATTTCGGTGTAAACTACACATTGTTTGCACCAATCGGAACTGGAATGTATGCAGATTTCATTCGCAAAGAACTAAAAAAGGCCGGACACGAAAGCCCTGTCCACTGCGAAAATTCTGATAACGGATACTGTCTCTGTATGGTAGAAGCAGACGGCGAACGCACATTCTTAACTGTCCCCGGAATCGAATGTCATTTTCAAGAGGAATGGTTTTCTTCCCTTGCTGTAGATTCTTATGACTCTGTTTATGTGAGTGGATATGAATTAGAAGGAGACGGCGGTGATGCCATTTTAAATTTTCTGGAGTCCAATCAAGAATTGACCGTTTATTATGCCCCAGGCCCACGAATCACTTATATTGATCCAAAAAAATTGAAACGTCTGTATGCACTTCATCCAGTCATGCATCTGAATGAATTAGAAGCTTTAACTTCTACAAATACCGACGATATCACTCAGGCAGCAGAAATTCTTTCGAAATCAACTGGAAACACTGTGTTAATCACATTGGGGAAACAAGGGGTACACCTTTTTGAAAATGGAACTCACGCCTTAGTTTCTTCCAAACAGGCAACTGTTGTCGATACGATTGGTGCTGGTGATTCCCACATCGGTTCTGTCATTGCCATGCGAACAATGGGGCACTCTTTTCTGGAAGCAATCTCCACGGCAAATCGGATTGCCGCGAAAGTAGTCAGTGTCAAAGGTCCTATCATTACAACAGAAGAATTTGAAAATGCAAAACAAGATGAAACTTAA
- a CDS encoding ADP-ribosylglycohydrolase family protein, with product MKNHILGTLYGMAIGDAMGMPPELWSRKRCLEYYGKITDFLDGCPENIISYQYKAGQFTDDTSQALTILDSLIETDFIPNSQNIATHILEWAEKEHAFKNNILGPTSKVALKLFQEGKSAKEFSDESVSNGAAMRIAPIGTLFSTTQKEELCRYVAAVSSVTHTSDITLAGASMIAMAVASALEYHDREKMIEDALSVEEYAMNLGASTPSPSLGARTKLGILLAQTYANDETAFLENIYNVIGAGVNTSESVPAALAIAYYSFDVRKCALLCANLGGDTDTIGAMAAAICGAAQGLSEIPEKDIALIQKSNQIDFTKYADAIIKKRGQIKWEKDVS from the coding sequence ATGAAGAATCATATATTAGGTACCTTATATGGAATGGCAATCGGTGATGCGATGGGAATGCCTCCAGAATTGTGGAGTCGAAAACGTTGCCTGGAATATTACGGTAAAATCACAGATTTTTTAGACGGCTGTCCGGAAAATATCATTTCTTATCAATACAAAGCAGGTCAGTTTACTGATGATACAAGCCAGGCATTGACTATTTTAGACAGCCTAATAGAAACAGATTTTATTCCGAATAGTCAAAACATTGCCACACACATTTTAGAATGGGCCGAAAAGGAACATGCTTTTAAAAATAATATTTTAGGTCCAACATCAAAAGTTGCTTTGAAACTCTTCCAGGAAGGAAAAAGCGCCAAGGAATTCTCAGATGAATCCGTATCCAATGGGGCTGCAATGCGGATTGCACCAATTGGGACATTATTTTCCACAACACAAAAAGAAGAGCTATGCCGCTATGTTGCAGCAGTATCCAGTGTAACACATACAAGTGATATTACGCTAGCTGGTGCTTCTATGATCGCGATGGCAGTTGCCTCTGCGCTGGAATACCATGACCGCGAAAAAATGATCGAAGATGCACTTTCTGTAGAAGAATACGCAATGAATCTTGGCGCTTCTACTCCAAGTCCGTCTCTGGGCGCAAGAACAAAACTTGGTATCCTTCTGGCACAAACTTACGCAAATGATGAAACTGCGTTTTTAGAAAATATCTACAATGTCATCGGAGCAGGTGTAAATACTTCGGAATCTGTTCCCGCTGCTTTAGCAATTGCTTATTACAGCTTTGATGTTCGAAAATGCGCGTTACTCTGTGCAAACTTAGGTGGCGATACTGATACGATTGGGGCAATGGCTGCTGCCATTTGCGGTGCAGCTCAGGGACTCTCCGAAATTCCTGAAAAAGATATTGCTTTGATCCAAAAGTCAAATCAGATTGATTTTACAAAATATGCAGATGCAATCATCAAAAAAAGGGGGCAAATCAAATGGGAAAAGGATGTATCGTAA
- a CDS encoding GntR family transcriptional regulator yields the protein MKKTPKYAQIEAELIAQIESGQLTPGAELPSESDLIECYGVSRVTVRRAIDELYHQGYVEKMQGKRACVKEKVKLQELTSISSYTEEIIRQGMTPSRKLLSFGLRVCTKEEAEQLGLKKADPVFFMERIYFADGSPLCLTSTVLPYQLFREIETYDFEQNSLYQVLEEQYHIQITTTSLKLKAVSAYGNISRFLNVEEDTPLLYSDGITYGIQKDREVPIELFQNYYLTSRFEYSLIQRR from the coding sequence ATGAAAAAAACACCAAAATATGCACAGATAGAAGCAGAACTGATTGCACAGATAGAATCAGGCCAACTTACTCCAGGAGCAGAGCTTCCCAGTGAATCTGATTTAATCGAATGTTATGGTGTAAGTCGTGTAACAGTCCGACGTGCGATTGATGAGCTGTATCATCAAGGGTATGTTGAAAAAATGCAGGGAAAAAGAGCATGTGTGAAAGAAAAAGTAAAACTTCAGGAATTGACTTCGATTTCAAGCTATACGGAAGAAATCATCCGACAGGGGATGACACCATCTCGTAAATTATTGTCATTCGGACTTCGTGTTTGTACGAAGGAAGAGGCAGAACAACTCGGATTAAAAAAAGCAGATCCGGTTTTTTTTATGGAGCGAATTTATTTTGCGGACGGATCGCCATTATGTCTGACGAGCACAGTGTTGCCTTATCAATTATTCAGAGAGATTGAAACATATGATTTTGAACAAAATTCCCTGTATCAGGTTTTGGAGGAGCAATATCATATTCAGATTACCACGACTTCTTTGAAATTAAAAGCTGTCTCTGCATACGGAAATATCTCCCGATTTTTGAATGTAGAAGAAGATACGCCGCTGCTATATTCTGATGGTATTACGTATGGGATTCAGAAAGATCGGGAAGTACCGATTGAGTTGTTTCAAAACTATTATTTGACCAGCCGGTTCGAATATTCGCTGATTCAACGTCGATAA
- a CDS encoding PhoH family protein translates to MKKTYVLDTNVLIQAPYAVECFEENTVVLPMTVLEELDNMKKEEGEKGANVRKVIRILDAHREKGNLLEGVRMEWGGILRVEKNYRNVELPPDLPEHKSDNRILKVCVGLSNDLKEQVILVTKDILLRIKAQLLGIQAEDFGTEQVAVHEEQYLGRREVFVPEELFKDFKKKGVPVECVYCCDMSGNHTCPELFENEFILLKADQSSKKTQLGRVEKGMIRKLDYRKAAPYGVSPRNVGQYFLQEALMQSAEKAPLVIVKGMAGTSKTFYSLAVGLEKLLNNPSGEYRRILICRPNALFDSDIGFLPGDEQEKISPLMRPIMDNLEQLVDSSDRERYSNEQELNDKIQEIFDRGIIQTEALTFIRGRSIMKTYLIIDEAQNMTPAQIKGIITRAGKETKIILLGDPNQIDRPYLDERTNGLSYAAEHMKGSPLCWQVTLLPEECERSVLATDAIRRL, encoded by the coding sequence ATGAAAAAAACATATGTACTTGATACAAATGTGCTGATTCAGGCACCCTATGCGGTCGAATGTTTTGAGGAAAATACAGTGGTACTTCCGATGACAGTGTTAGAAGAGTTGGATAACATGAAAAAAGAAGAGGGAGAAAAAGGTGCCAATGTACGCAAAGTGATTCGGATTTTGGACGCACACAGAGAAAAAGGAAATTTGCTGGAAGGGGTGCGTATGGAATGGGGAGGGATTCTGCGTGTAGAAAAAAATTACCGGAACGTTGAATTGCCTCCGGATCTTCCGGAACATAAATCTGATAATCGCATTCTGAAAGTTTGTGTAGGGCTGTCAAATGATCTGAAAGAACAGGTGATTCTGGTGACAAAAGATATTCTTTTGCGTATCAAAGCACAGTTGCTTGGAATTCAGGCAGAGGACTTTGGGACAGAGCAGGTTGCGGTACATGAGGAGCAGTATTTGGGGAGGAGAGAGGTGTTTGTACCAGAAGAATTGTTTAAAGATTTTAAGAAAAAGGGAGTTCCGGTAGAATGTGTATATTGCTGTGATATGAGCGGGAATCACACTTGCCCGGAATTGTTTGAAAACGAATTTATTCTGTTAAAAGCGGATCAGTCTTCGAAAAAGACTCAGTTGGGGCGGGTTGAGAAAGGGATGATCCGAAAGCTTGATTATAGAAAAGCTGCTCCATATGGAGTTAGTCCAAGGAATGTAGGACAGTATTTTTTACAGGAAGCATTGATGCAGTCTGCAGAGAAAGCTCCGCTTGTCATTGTAAAAGGAATGGCAGGGACGAGCAAAACTTTTTATTCACTGGCAGTGGGACTGGAAAAATTGTTAAACAATCCATCTGGAGAATATCGGAGGATCCTGATCTGTCGTCCGAATGCTTTATTTGATTCTGACATTGGATTTCTTCCAGGTGATGAGCAGGAAAAGATTTCTCCTTTGATGCGTCCGATTATGGATAATCTGGAACAATTGGTAGATTCCAGTGATCGTGAGCGATATTCAAATGAGCAGGAATTGAATGATAAAATACAGGAAATTTTTGACAGAGGAATCATCCAGACAGAGGCTCTGACCTTTATCAGAGGAAGATCCATCATGAAAACATATTTGATCATAGACGAAGCGCAAAATATGACACCGGCACAGATTAAGGGAATTATTACGCGTGCCGGAAAAGAAACAAAAATAATTTTATTGGGAGATCCAAATCAGATAGACAGACCTTATTTGGATGAAAGAACCAATGGATTGAGTTATGCTGCAGAGCATATGAAGGGAAGTCCGTTATGCTGGCAGGTTACTTTGTTGCCGGAAGAATGTGAAAGATCCGTGTTGGCAACGGATGCTATCCGCCGTTTGTAG
- the ppk1 gene encoding polyphosphate kinase 1, which produces MKESEKKIKKSPYMMNRELSWLKFNERVLNEAGNPKVPLAERLTFVSIYQSNLDEFYRVRVGTLMDQMDVSEVVRENKTNMTSEEQVKAIIRATRELEEKKTVIYEQLMGELEPKGIRLINFNKLSAEEGKILEEYFDREIAPYLSANIVSKQQPFPFLKNKDIYAVALLESKGGKTRTAIIPCSNNVFRRLIDIPTRKGTFLLSEELILQFLPKFFKNYSVKEKSLIRVTRNADIDTEMIYDEDLDYRDAMENLIKERKRMNPVRMEFTGTLNKKMMHALCKTIHVEKEHVFRSEVPLDLSFVFAIQSYLKNTNAGELFYPRRTPRPTPQLNDKESLIPQILEKDVLLSYPFESMKSFINLLYEAAEDESVVSIKMTLYRLANKSQIVDALVEAAENGKEVVVLVELRARFDEENNIEYSRKLEEAGCRVIYGLNGYKVHSKLCLISRKTEQGVSYVTQIGTGNYNEKTSALYTDLSLITGNQEIGKEAAEVFAALLRGETVEETHLLLVAPKCLQNKVLDMIEEEIQHVKNGEEGYIGIKINSLTDKVIISKLVEASQAGVKIEMIVRGICCLIPGVKGYTENITVISIVGRFLEHSRIYRFGTKERENVYIASADFMTRNTLRRVEVAAPVLDERLKNQLDWMFETMMKDDEKGKCLTEKGIYVDRNLHVQKLNSQECFYEAAYANAEKRQK; this is translated from the coding sequence ATGAAAGAATCAGAGAAAAAAATAAAGAAAAGTCCATATATGATGAATCGGGAATTATCCTGGTTGAAGTTTAATGAGAGAGTATTGAATGAGGCGGGAAATCCGAAAGTCCCACTTGCAGAGAGGTTGACTTTTGTATCGATATACCAGTCAAATTTAGACGAATTCTATCGAGTTCGAGTAGGAACGCTGATGGATCAAATGGATGTATCAGAAGTTGTTCGTGAGAATAAAACCAATATGACAAGTGAAGAGCAAGTGAAAGCAATTATAAGGGCAACACGAGAGCTAGAGGAGAAAAAGACGGTTATTTATGAACAATTGATGGGGGAACTGGAGCCGAAAGGAATTCGTTTGATCAATTTTAATAAGCTGTCTGCAGAAGAAGGAAAAATTCTGGAGGAATATTTTGACAGGGAAATTGCACCCTACTTATCAGCGAATATCGTAAGTAAACAGCAGCCCTTTCCTTTTTTAAAGAATAAGGATATCTATGCTGTTGCTCTTTTGGAGTCGAAGGGTGGGAAGACGAGAACTGCAATCATTCCATGCAGCAACAATGTGTTCCGCAGATTGATCGATATTCCAACTCGAAAGGGAACCTTTCTGCTTTCAGAAGAATTAATTCTGCAATTTCTTCCGAAATTCTTTAAAAATTATAGTGTGAAAGAAAAATCTTTGATTCGTGTCACAAGAAATGCAGATATTGACACAGAGATGATTTATGACGAGGATCTGGATTACAGAGATGCGATGGAAAATTTAATAAAAGAGAGAAAGCGGATGAACCCGGTCAGGATGGAATTTACCGGAACTCTGAATAAAAAAATGATGCATGCGTTATGCAAAACGATCCACGTGGAAAAGGAACATGTATTTAGGTCGGAAGTCCCATTGGATCTGTCATTTGTCTTTGCTATTCAGAGCTATCTGAAAAATACAAATGCAGGGGAGTTGTTTTATCCAAGACGAACCCCAAGGCCAACCCCTCAGTTGAATGATAAGGAATCTTTGATTCCGCAGATTCTGGAAAAAGATGTGCTTTTATCTTATCCGTTTGAAAGTATGAAATCCTTTATCAATCTGCTATATGAAGCAGCGGAGGATGAGTCGGTTGTATCGATTAAAATGACGTTGTACCGTTTGGCAAATAAAAGCCAGATTGTAGATGCACTGGTGGAAGCCGCAGAAAATGGAAAAGAAGTTGTTGTACTGGTAGAACTTCGCGCCCGCTTTGATGAAGAAAATAATATTGAATATTCCAGAAAATTGGAGGAGGCCGGCTGTCGTGTGATTTATGGATTAAACGGATATAAAGTACATTCAAAATTATGCCTGATTTCCAGAAAAACAGAGCAAGGAGTGTCCTATGTGACACAGATCGGAACTGGAAATTATAATGAAAAAACATCTGCGCTGTATACGGATCTGTCATTGATTACAGGAAATCAAGAAATCGGAAAAGAGGCTGCTGAAGTGTTTGCAGCACTGTTAAGAGGAGAAACAGTGGAAGAAACCCATCTTTTATTAGTAGCACCAAAATGTTTGCAGAATAAAGTGTTGGATATGATAGAAGAAGAAATTCAACATGTGAAAAATGGAGAAGAAGGATACATCGGAATTAAAATCAATTCTTTGACAGACAAGGTGATCATTAGCAAATTAGTCGAAGCGTCTCAGGCAGGCGTAAAGATTGAAATGATTGTCAGAGGAATCTGCTGTCTGATTCCAGGTGTCAAAGGGTATACAGAAAACATAACTGTGATAAGTATTGTAGGGCGTTTCCTGGAACATTCTCGAATTTATCGATTTGGAACGAAAGAAAGAGAGAATGTGTATATTGCCTCAGCAGATTTTATGACACGAAATACGCTTCGTCGTGTGGAGGTGGCTGCCCCGGTTCTGGATGAACGATTAAAAAATCAGCTGGACTGGATGTTTGAAACGATGATGAAGGATGATGAAAAGGGAAAATGTCTGACGGAAAAAGGAATCTATGTGGATCGAAATCTTCATGTACAGAAATTGAATTCCCAGGAGTGCTTTTATGAGGCTGCTTATGCAAATGCGGAAAAAAGACAGAAATAG
- a CDS encoding HD domain-containing protein, whose amino-acid sequence MELEKAKELNYKEILQNEEVKAYLEKGNENLGILGYTDHSEKHCAIVAKRAGMILSKFGYTEHEIELAEIAGAMHDIGNVINRKNHGEYGAILACSILEKLKMPLRDRILVMSAIGNHDESTGEAIDAISAALILADKTDVRRNRVRNKEKASFDKHDRVNYAVTSAAVKVNAQKHLIALNLQIDEEICTMYEYFEIFLGRMMMCRKAAEVLGARFKLTANGSKVL is encoded by the coding sequence ATGGAATTGGAGAAGGCGAAAGAATTGAATTACAAAGAGATATTACAAAATGAGGAAGTAAAAGCGTATTTGGAGAAGGGCAACGAAAATCTCGGAATTCTTGGGTATACCGATCATTCCGAAAAACATTGTGCAATAGTTGCAAAACGTGCAGGGATGATTTTGTCAAAATTTGGATATACAGAACATGAGATTGAACTTGCAGAGATTGCAGGGGCTATGCATGACATTGGGAATGTGATCAATCGAAAGAATCATGGGGAATATGGGGCAATTCTGGCATGTTCAATCTTGGAAAAGTTGAAAATGCCGCTGAGAGACAGAATCCTTGTTATGTCAGCGATTGGAAATCATGATGAATCTACAGGGGAGGCCATCGATGCAATATCAGCTGCGTTGATTCTTGCGGATAAGACAGATGTCAGGAGAAATCGTGTAAGAAATAAAGAAAAAGCAAGTTTTGATAAGCACGATCGTGTGAATTATGCAGTGACAAGTGCGGCTGTAAAAGTGAATGCGCAGAAGCATCTGATCGCATTGAATTTACAGATTGACGAGGAGATTTGTACAATGTATGAATATTTTGAAATTTTTCTCGGCAGGATGATGATGTGTAGGAAAGCGGCAGAAGTACTGGGAGCCAGGTTTAAATTAACCGCAAACGGAAGCAAAGTATTATAG
- the udk gene encoding uridine kinase — translation MKTIIIGIAGGTGSGKSTFTKKLKKEFKDDVAVLYHDNYYRDQSDIPLEERRKTNYDHPDAMETELLIRQLMNLKAGKAVDCPVYDYTQHTRSDQVVRVEPKKVILLEGILVLADERLRDLLDIKVYVEADADERILRRIIRDVKERGRDMEGVVEQYLTTVKPMHYLYVEPTRCMADIVINSGKNPVAFTLVKNTIQKILDEAE, via the coding sequence ATGAAAACGATTATCATAGGAATTGCAGGCGGAACGGGGTCAGGAAAATCTACATTTACGAAAAAATTAAAGAAAGAATTTAAAGATGATGTGGCAGTTTTATATCATGACAATTATTACAGGGATCAGAGTGACATCCCGTTAGAAGAGCGAAGAAAGACAAATTATGATCATCCGGATGCAATGGAGACAGAGCTTTTGATCCGGCAGTTGATGAACCTGAAAGCAGGAAAGGCAGTAGATTGTCCGGTATACGATTATACACAGCATACAAGATCGGATCAGGTTGTGAGGGTGGAACCGAAAAAAGTAATTCTTCTGGAAGGGATTCTTGTTCTGGCAGATGAGCGTCTGAGAGATTTGTTGGACATCAAGGTTTATGTGGAGGCAGATGCGGATGAACGAATCCTGCGTCGGATCATCCGCGATGTCAAGGAGAGGGGACGTGATATGGAAGGTGTTGTGGAGCAGTATCTGACAACAGTAAAACCGATGCATTATTTATATGTAGAGCCGACGAGATGTATGGCAGATATTGTGATCAACAGCGGAAAGAATCCGGTGGCATTTACACTGGTAAAAAACACCATACAAAAAATATTGGATGAGGCAGAGTAA
- a CDS encoding CorA family divalent cation transporter — protein sequence MQKSINKLRILTPEKFQAEYPHIFKRNFGEIALNRVHFCKAECLRQAVTGTFAIPRKTKLTGDKITFGYCIAEEQLIFIENQDHIKIEMKKVREYQDEERTSPLLLLFDWMEYLIKDDMLFLQDYEENLSHLEEELLEGNMEDFDRKILLSRKELSVLSAYYEQLSDMGETLQQNAARHQTEQEALLFGLFCEKAGRLYDMVQTLKEYSMQLREMHQTQIDIRQNEIMKVLTIVTTLFMPLTLIAGWYGMNFAHMPELTAPGGYGIICVVCLLLIAVEIWIFKKKGWFK from the coding sequence GTGCAAAAGAGTATAAACAAATTGCGAATTCTGACACCGGAAAAATTTCAGGCGGAGTATCCGCATATTTTTAAAAGAAATTTTGGTGAAATTGCGTTGAACAGAGTGCATTTCTGTAAGGCAGAATGTCTGCGTCAGGCAGTCACAGGAACATTTGCGATTCCAAGAAAAACAAAGCTGACAGGAGATAAGATCACGTTTGGGTACTGTATTGCAGAGGAACAGCTGATCTTTATTGAAAATCAGGATCATATCAAAATAGAGATGAAAAAAGTCCGGGAATATCAGGATGAAGAGCGTACTTCGCCATTGTTGCTTTTGTTTGACTGGATGGAGTATCTTATCAAAGATGACATGCTGTTTCTGCAGGATTATGAAGAAAATCTTTCCCATCTGGAAGAGGAACTGCTGGAGGGAAATATGGAAGATTTTGACAGAAAAATCCTGTTATCCAGAAAGGAACTTTCTGTGCTGAGTGCGTATTATGAACAGTTATCGGATATGGGGGAAACTCTTCAGCAAAATGCAGCGAGACATCAAACAGAACAGGAAGCATTGCTTTTTGGGCTTTTCTGTGAGAAGGCAGGACGATTGTATGACATGGTGCAGACACTCAAAGAGTATTCCATGCAGCTTAGAGAAATGCATCAGACGCAGATCGATATCCGGCAGAATGAAATTATGAAAGTGCTGACGATTGTTACAACGCTTTTTATGCCGTTGACGCTGATTGCAGGATGGTACGGAATGAATTTTGCACATATGCCCGAACTGACTGCACCGGGAGGGTACGGGATCATCTGTGTTGTGTGTCTGCTTCTTATTGCAGTGGAAATCTGGATTTTTAAAAAGAAAGGATGGTTTAAGTAG
- a CDS encoding HAD hydrolase family protein, translated as MTDQNSLFRYVISSNGAKVTDYHTQKTLYQSEIPKQTALSLLNACQSEKLGITAHIRHEYLLQGHSLVFLGRLIYGKDARKVRYVQNMEQTIQELSCDVKELQFYFFPKTPCRSSKCILQTPRLFVLPTPVSMQRSFHQNPPKGRSDASGPITWYCKI; from the coding sequence CTGACAGATCAGAATTCCCTGTTTCGCTATGTCATCTCCTCAAACGGAGCAAAGGTCACAGACTATCACACGCAAAAGACGCTCTACCAGTCAGAAATTCCAAAGCAGACTGCTCTTTCTTTGTTAAATGCCTGTCAAAGCGAGAAGCTTGGTATCACTGCGCATATCAGACATGAGTATCTGCTGCAGGGACACAGCCTTGTTTTTCTGGGACGTCTGATCTATGGAAAAGATGCCAGAAAAGTCCGTTATGTCCAAAATATGGAACAGACGATCCAGGAGCTTTCATGTGATGTGAAAGAACTGCAGTTTTACTTTTTTCCAAAAACTCCATGCCGCAGCTCAAAATGCATCTTGCAAACTCCCCGTCTCTTCGTGCTGCCTACACCGGTCAGTATGCAGAGATCTTTTCATCAGAACCCTCCAAAGGGGCGCTCTGACGCATCTGGCCCAATCACTTGGTATTGCAAAATCTGA